The Bradyrhizobium sp. LLZ17 genomic sequence AGGCTGTCCGGCAGATGGAACGCCAGCGTGCCGTCCGGTTGCCGGACGATGCGCTCCGCGAGCGCTTCGGCCTGGGCCCGCATGGCCTCGCGATGCAGCTGGTCGACCTCCGAATTCAGCAACCAGAACAGCACCAGCGGCAGAAAGATCGCGACCACCGCGACCGCGACGATGTGCATAAACACGATGCGCGAGATCAGCGATTTGAACGTCGGCGACCTGGCAAAGAAGCCGGCGGCGCTCACGCTATTTCTCCTCGGACATCATGTAGCCCACGCCGCGGATGGTGTAGATCACGACCTTGGCCCCGTGCTCGGTGAGCTGCTTGCGGAGCCGCGAGACGTAGACCTCGACTGCGTTGGAGGCGACCTCGCCGTCGAGCCCGAAGATGTGGTCCTCAACGTTCTTTTTCGGCACCACCCGCCCCTGCCGCCGCAGCAGGATCTCCAGCACCGAGGTCTCGCGCGACGAGATGATCCGTGGCTGGTCGTCGACGAAGATCTGGCGGCTCTCGGTGTCGTAGACGAGATTGGCCAGGCGCAGCGAACGGCCGAGCAACTGGCCCGGACGGCGCAGGATCGCCTCCAGCCGCGCCACCAGTTCCTCCATCGCGAACGGCTTTGCGAGATAGTCGTCGGCCCCGCTGCGCAGTCCGCTGACGCGGTCCTGCAGGCCGCCGCGCGCGGTCAGCACCATCACCGGCAGCGGTTCCATCTGGCGGCGCAGCTCGCGCAGCACCGACAGGCCGTCGCCGTCGGGCAGGCCAAGGTCGAGGATCATGGCGGCATAGCTGACATTGTGCACCGCCTCGCGCGCGTCCCCCACGCTGCCGACGATATCGCTCTCATAGCCCGCCGCCGCCAGTCCGGCCGCGACCAGCCGCGACAGCTCGGCATTGTCCTCGACGATCAAAAGACGCATCGCATTCCCGCCGGACGTTCTGGTGTCACTGCGCCGCTGCCGCCGCAGCTTCGCTCTCTTCCACCATTCGAGGCGCCTCGGCCAGCGAAAAAACACGCGGCGGCCTGGCGCGCGCGTTTGTCAGGTTGGCGTAAGCCGCGCCGGTGCTCGCAACCCGCCAGTTCAAACATTCCGCTGCCGACCCGGGGCGGTCACTCAGCCTGGGATGGTGAGATTCTAGCAAGACAGCTTGTGAGCTACAATCACAGCTCGCGACCACCAAGGCGTTTTCAAACTCTGCTACGGTGCTCCCAAGCCGAAGGAGGTTTAGCGTGCCTCTGACAATCCGTCCCGCGACGATCGATGAGCTAGCCGGACTTTCCGATCTGTGTTTCAGGTCAAAAGCCCTCTGGGGCTACGACGAGGCGTTCATGAAAGCCTGTCGCGGCGAGCTGTCTTTTGAGACGCGCGATCTGGAGGCGACGCGCATCGCGGTTGCCGAACATAACGGCAAGACAATGGGCGTCGCACAGCTAAGAGTCAGCCATGATGAAGCTCATCTGCTGAAACTATTCGTCGAGCCCAACGCGCTCCGCAGCGGCACCGGTCAGGCTCTGCTCGCCTGGGCCATCGACGGCGCAAGACAAGTTGGTGCAAAGCGGCTGACCATCGAGGCGGATCCCGATGCGGCTCCCTTTACCGTCGCATGGGAGCCTATGATATCGGCCTGGCACCGTCTGGCTCCGTGCCCGGAAGGCTGCTGCCGAAACTGGCGATGAACCTTTGCCCGACGGGGTGATTTCAGGTGCCGCAATGACCCTGGGCTGACCTATCCCGTGATGGCGAGATCGAGGTCGCCGGCACGCGCGCGCGGATTTGAAGCACGAATTTTTGCTGTTGCCATAGAGTGCACTCTAGATCGTAGACAGAGGTCACGGACGGCCGGTGCGAGGCCTGGCTTCTGCGCGGCGAACTCGCCAAGTTGACTGAAAGAACGGAATCGAACAGCTCTGCTCAAAACCGCGGTGCAATCCCTGAGCACCGCCCGATCTCCGAGGCGCCACATGTCAAATGATTTGCATATCGGCGATATCGCAGGCCGCACCGGCCGCAGCGTCCACACCATCCGGTGGTACGAAGCGCAAGGCTTGATGCCGGGTGTCACCCGCGATCATGCCAGGCGCCGCGTCTACACCGCGCAGCACATCGGGTGGCTCGACCTGATGGAGCGGTTGCGCTGCACCGGCATGTCGATCGCGCAAATGCGCGCTTACACGGACCTCGTCAAGCAGGGCTCAGCCACATTGAACCAGCGACGCGAGCTTCTTCGCGGTCATCGCACCCGCGTTCAAGAAACGATCGCGCGCTGGCGCGACGCACTGGCGCTGATCGAGGCCAAGATCGAGTTCTATGACGAATGGGTGGCCAGAGGCGAGCGTCCCGCAGTCTCGCCTCATCGCCGCATGCGCCGCAAAAAGCGAACGCGCACCTAGCCGCACGGATGACAGCTGTGAACCGTCCTCCGGAGCATCGACTGCGTTCAGCCGTCAAGGCAACATAGGATCAGAGACATGACAAAAGTTGCACTAATTACCGGCGCCACCCGGAATTTGGGATTCTTTCTTGCGAAAGGTCTCGGTGCGCGCCTGGGCGCTGGCGACGTCGTTTATCTGACGGGCCGCGACCCCGCCCGTGTCCAGGAGTCCGCCGAGCTTGCACGCGGCGGCCGCGCGGAAATCAGAGGCGAAGTTCTCGACGTAGCGGATCGGCCGAGCGTGGAGCGCCTCGCACGCGCGATTCATCAAGCCCATGGCGGTATCGATCTCGTCCTGTCGAACCACTATCGGCGCGTGACGCCGGCCGACGACCCTGCCAACGTCATCGACGCCTATGTCGCAGCCAACAATCTCGGCACGACGAATATCCTGCGGAATTTCGCGCCATTGCTGCTCGATCGTGGCCGGCTCCTCGTTATCGCCAGTCGTGCCGGCTCACTTCGGGCGCTTGCGCCGGCGCTTCATCCACGATTCGAGAACCGCGCCACATTGGATGATGTCGATGCCGCCGTCCTCGCCTGGCGCGACGCCGTTCGCGAAGGCCGAGCCGGAGGCGAAGCCTGGCCCGGCTGGATCAACATTCCGTCGAAGATCGGTCAGGTCGCGGCAGTCCGCGCCCTGGCGCAGCAACGGCGCACGGCCGATCTCGCCCGAGGAATCATGCTTTGCGCGATCTCGCCCGGTCTGATCGACACAGGCGCCTCTCGGCCGTACTTCTCCGACATGAGCCGCGCCAAGTCGCCGGAAGCAGCCGCCGAATTGCTGCTGGACTTCGCTCTGGCCGACCAACTGGACACCAGGTATTACGGCGAGCTCGTCCACCTGGGAAAAGATCGCGGCCTCTTCGGTTCAAACGCAGGGTTCGGCGAGATATTGCCGTGGAAATAAATAATGACAACTGAACCGGCATCCCGACCACGGGCAGACTGGTCGAGAACATCGCCACCGCGTACTTCGGCTCGGGGCCCAATGGGCATCCATGAGAGCAGCAGGACAATGTCGGACCCATCACCGACGTTTGAATCCCAGAACTCCACGTCTTGCGTATATAGGACGATCCGAGCAGTGAGTTAATCGATGAGCCGCCGCCCGACAACATGGATCATCTTCTTGGGCTTTCTCGCTCTGATCGGGGTGAGCGCCGCTTCGGACCTTTGGAACCGTCCGGTCCAATATGGAGTTTGGGGCTTCTGGCTTTTGCTTTCGGCGATCTTTGTGTGGCGATACGCGCACACCGGATCATCTGCCGATCGGTTTCGCCTGATCGATACGCGTGGTATCTATCTGCTGCCGCAGCCTTTGCGTCGATGGCTGTTTGGTGAATGACGGCTGAGGGCTCGTCCCCAAGTTTGATCGGCATCCGACAAGTCGCCTGCAAGCGGCTCCGCGGCAACCTCTTGGCAGAGCCCCGAGGCCGTAGCCCCGGGGCGCTGTTCGTCAACTCGGAACGCGCAAGCGTCAGCTTTGCGAGTTGCGCGCCATGAAATTGTCGTAGCCGACTTCGGCCACCTGGAACCACTGATAGCCGTTGTTCGAGAAGGCGGTCAGCGAATCGTACACCTTCTTGAAGTCCGCATTCGTGGCCGAAACTTCGGCGTGCAGTTCCTTTGCCGCCTTGAAGCAGGCCTGCATGACCTCGGGCGAGAACGGATGCAGCTTGGCGCCCGCCGCGAGCAAGCGCCGCAACGCCGGCGGATTGGACTGGTCGTACTTCGCCATCATCCAGTTGTTGGAAGCGTGCCCTGCCTGCTCGAGAATGCTCTGGTAGTATTTCGGCAGCGCATTCCACTTGTCCTGGTTGACGAAGGCGAGCAGGATCGGTCCGCCTTCCCACCAACCCGGGAAGTAATAGTGCGGCGCGACCTTGACGAAGCCGAGCTTCTCGTCGTCATACGGGCCAACCCATTCGGCGGCGTCGATGGTGCCCTTCTCCAGCGCGGGATAGATGTCGCCTCCGGCGATCTGCTGCGGCACTGCGCCGAGCTTCTGCAACACCCGACCGGCAAATCCGCCGATGCGGAATTTGAGCCCGTTGAAGTCCTGGGGCGTCTTCACTTCCTTGCGGAACCAGCCGCCCATCTGGCAGCCGGTGTTGCCGGCGAGCAGCGAGACGACGTTGTACTTCTTGTAGAACTCGTTGAGGATCTCCCGGCCGCCGCCCAGCATGTACCAGGCCTGGTTGATGCGCATGTTCGGCCCGAACGGCACGGACGAACCGAAGGTGAAGGTCGGGTCCTTGCCGAAATAGTAGTAAGACGCCGTGTGACCGATTTCACAGGTGCCGTTCTGCACGGCGTCGAGCACCTGGAGCCCAGGCACGATTTCGCCGCCCGCGAACGTCTGGATTTGAAATTTGTTGTCGGTCGCTTCCGCCACCATCTTGGCCATCATCTCGGCACCGCCATAAAGCGTGTCGAGCGATTTCGGCCAACTCGTCGGCATGCGCCATTTGATCTCCGGCATCGACTGCGCAATCGCCGGAGCGGCAAGCGTCGCGGCGCCGGCCGCACCAAGTCCGGTGACCTTGATGAAGTCTCTTCTCTTCATGATTTCCTACCCTGATGGATTGTGATTGTGGGCCTTCTTGCCGAGGCTTGGGGAACAGCATGGCGCAAGGCCCGGCCGAATGCCACCGTGATCGCACTGCGGCAAACAAAAAGCCCGGCCTCGGTGGGCGGCCGGGCTCTGTGGGCTTGCGGTTTTTTCGAAGGATCAGGGGCGTCGGCGCAAACGGACTCGGGCCTGCTCTCTGCGAGTTCGAGGCTCAATGAAGTGCTACCGCTACAGGTTAGATCTCACACTCTGGACAAAAAGTTCTTTTTCGCCGGGCGCGTAACCCAGGCAAGCCCCGTAATAGCATTCGATGCCATGATTGCATGATCCAGCCCGGCCGTGGATAGGCAGCTCAGCTCGCGCGTGGTATCCGGCAGCAGCAGGCACGGGAAAGCTTGATCCGACTTGGCGATGATATCGCGGATTAATCCGTTTCGCCGCGCCCTTGGTACCGGCATAATATGGGTTGAGGTCGCAGGTCTGACCGTTAGCCGTTGCCCTGCATTGATCGATCGTATGGTAGGCGCATCGATAATAAGAACCGCCTCCCCGACGGACGACGTGCAGGCAAACGGGAAAAGCCGGATCATAGGTCTGAGCCTGAGCGTGCCCCGCTGCGAAAACGATTCCCAACGTCAAGATCGTTAGAACCAAGGTGCGCATTGGACAGTTCCTCGAAGGCACAAGGCTCGTGTCTTTGACCGGAGGCAGTCTTGATCCAAGTCAATGTTCTCGAAACAGGTGCCCACGCGCACTGTGGGCGAAGTCGCCGCGCAAGCCAACAAGCGGACTCATGCCCCGGCGCGCAAACTCGTTATTCAATCACCTCGTCGGCACGGGCGAGCAAAGCCTGTGGCACCGCGAGGCCGAGCGCCTTGGCGGCTTTGGTATTGATGATCAGTTCGAAATTCGTCGGCTGAAGCACCGGCAGATCGGCGGGCTTGGTGCCGCCGAGGACCTTTCCGGCGTAAATGCCAGCCTGACGATACGCCGCAGCAAAGCT encodes the following:
- a CDS encoding GNAT family N-acetyltransferase, which translates into the protein MPLTIRPATIDELAGLSDLCFRSKALWGYDEAFMKACRGELSFETRDLEATRIAVAEHNGKTMGVAQLRVSHDEAHLLKLFVEPNALRSGTGQALLAWAIDGARQVGAKRLTIEADPDAAPFTVAWEPMISAWHRLAPCPEGCCRNWR
- a CDS encoding TRAP transporter substrate-binding protein, which codes for MKRRDFIKVTGLGAAGAATLAAPAIAQSMPEIKWRMPTSWPKSLDTLYGGAEMMAKMVAEATDNKFQIQTFAGGEIVPGLQVLDAVQNGTCEIGHTASYYYFGKDPTFTFGSSVPFGPNMRINQAWYMLGGGREILNEFYKKYNVVSLLAGNTGCQMGGWFRKEVKTPQDFNGLKFRIGGFAGRVLQKLGAVPQQIAGGDIYPALEKGTIDAAEWVGPYDDEKLGFVKVAPHYYFPGWWEGGPILLAFVNQDKWNALPKYYQSILEQAGHASNNWMMAKYDQSNPPALRRLLAAGAKLHPFSPEVMQACFKAAKELHAEVSATNADFKKVYDSLTAFSNNGYQWFQVAEVGYDNFMARNSQS
- a CDS encoding MerR family transcriptional regulator; this encodes MSNDLHIGDIAGRTGRSVHTIRWYEAQGLMPGVTRDHARRRVYTAQHIGWLDLMERLRCTGMSIAQMRAYTDLVKQGSATLNQRRELLRGHRTRVQETIARWRDALALIEAKIEFYDEWVARGERPAVSPHRRMRRKKRTRT
- a CDS encoding response regulator; this translates as MRLLIVEDNAELSRLVAAGLAAAGYESDIVGSVGDAREAVHNVSYAAMILDLGLPDGDGLSVLRELRRQMEPLPVMVLTARGGLQDRVSGLRSGADDYLAKPFAMEELVARLEAILRRPGQLLGRSLRLANLVYDTESRQIFVDDQPRIISSRETSVLEILLRRQGRVVPKKNVEDHIFGLDGEVASNAVEVYVSRLRKQLTEHGAKVVIYTIRGVGYMMSEEK
- a CDS encoding DUF3551 domain-containing protein, giving the protein MRTLVLTILTLGIVFAAGHAQAQTYDPAFPVCLHVVRRGGGSYYRCAYHTIDQCRATANGQTCDLNPYYAGTKGAAKRINPRYHRQVGSSFPVPAAAGYHARAELPIHGRAGSCNHGIECYYGACLGYAPGEKELFVQSVRSNL
- a CDS encoding SDR family NAD(P)-dependent oxidoreductase, which codes for MTKVALITGATRNLGFFLAKGLGARLGAGDVVYLTGRDPARVQESAELARGGRAEIRGEVLDVADRPSVERLARAIHQAHGGIDLVLSNHYRRVTPADDPANVIDAYVAANNLGTTNILRNFAPLLLDRGRLLVIASRAGSLRALAPALHPRFENRATLDDVDAAVLAWRDAVREGRAGGEAWPGWINIPSKIGQVAAVRALAQQRRTADLARGIMLCAISPGLIDTGASRPYFSDMSRAKSPEAAAELLLDFALADQLDTRYYGELVHLGKDRGLFGSNAGFGEILPWK